A window from Leptothermofonsia sichuanensis E412 encodes these proteins:
- a CDS encoding glycosyltransferase codes for MYPKKIALFMHGIEAGVFTRLGAALIRGFRQMGISDCDLIVLNATSEEKSWYPDINIVSLNVKHATYALLPLARYLRDYNPDVIFPMPWYFNVIAIWARRLAGASTKVIMTEHNVISLEASIEHRNQLKLRYLPLVMRYSYPFGHGVIGVAQDVLTDLVEQVKVSPHIPMTVIPNTVDIEQIQRLAHEPISHPWFDQAQAPVILTVARLAKQKRLDILIRAFSQVLKTMEARLLILGKGPLRTDLESLCQELQIDQFVSMPGYVPNPYGFMARCRVFVLTSAWEGCPIALQEAFACGAATIVPDSPGGAKDLVDYGKYGMVVPAGDPKILAEAMVKMLQQPDLQQHYRQRALQRSHDFQSLTICKQYLDFYEAVCS; via the coding sequence ATGTATCCCAAAAAAATCGCTCTTTTTATGCATGGCATTGAAGCGGGTGTGTTTACCCGTTTGGGAGCCGCACTGATTCGCGGTTTTAGGCAAATGGGGATCAGCGATTGTGATTTGATCGTTTTGAATGCAACATCTGAGGAAAAAAGCTGGTATCCCGATATCAATATTGTCAGCTTAAACGTTAAACATGCCACTTATGCTCTCTTACCACTGGCACGGTATCTCCGAGACTATAATCCAGACGTGATTTTCCCAATGCCCTGGTATTTCAATGTGATTGCGATTTGGGCACGAAGGCTGGCTGGTGCATCTACAAAAGTGATTATGACTGAGCATAATGTGATTAGTTTGGAAGCCAGTATTGAGCATCGCAATCAACTGAAGTTACGATATTTGCCGCTTGTAATGCGCTACAGCTACCCATTCGGGCACGGCGTGATTGGAGTTGCCCAGGACGTTTTAACGGATTTGGTTGAGCAGGTGAAAGTGTCGCCTCATATTCCAATGACCGTCATTCCCAACACGGTAGATATAGAGCAAATTCAGCGTTTAGCCCATGAGCCGATCAGCCATCCCTGGTTTGATCAGGCTCAAGCTCCTGTGATTCTGACCGTTGCTCGGTTAGCGAAGCAAAAGCGTCTGGATATTCTTATCCGTGCCTTTTCTCAGGTTCTCAAAACGATGGAAGCCAGGCTCTTGATTTTGGGGAAAGGCCCACTCCGGACTGACCTGGAAAGTCTGTGTCAGGAGTTACAGATTGATCAATTTGTTTCGATGCCTGGATATGTCCCCAATCCCTATGGATTTATGGCTCGATGCAGAGTTTTCGTTCTCACTTCAGCCTGGGAAGGGTGCCCGATCGCCCTTCAAGAAGCCTTTGCCTGTGGTGCTGCCACGATTGTGCCAGACTCTCCCGGAGGCGCAAAAGATCTGGTTGATTATGGTAAGTATGGCATGGTGGTTCCTGCGGGTGATCCCAAAATCCTGGCTGAGGCAATGGTAAAAATGCTCCAGCAACCCGATCTGCAACAGCACTACAGACAACGAGCTTTACAGCGATCCCACGATTTTCAATCGCTCACAATCTGTAAACAGTACCTGGATTTTTATGAAGCTGTCTGTTCCTAG
- a CDS encoding class I SAM-dependent methyltransferase has translation MQKIPRLKMIRRDDWLVESCRGKRVLHVGCTDYPITTYKIENNKLLHARLVQVATEVIGLDIDKEGIETLSSLMPEQKFLVHSAEELDQCEALAGQKFDVIVAADVIEHVSNIGLFLAGIRNKLNPGGQLLITTPQAFAIKRMMAMILMGYEYVHPDHIAYFSVSTLSRILSRYDLKVEQIYMFQWRNPTFKNWLGNAIVMPALWLSGGRLCDEIALVVK, from the coding sequence ATGCAAAAGATTCCCAGACTCAAGATGATCCGGCGAGATGACTGGTTAGTGGAGTCATGTCGCGGGAAACGGGTACTGCACGTTGGCTGTACTGACTATCCCATCACAACCTACAAAATTGAAAACAACAAACTGCTGCACGCCCGTCTGGTACAGGTGGCTACAGAGGTGATTGGACTGGATATTGACAAAGAAGGAATTGAAACATTATCCAGTCTGATGCCCGAACAGAAGTTTCTTGTCCACAGTGCAGAAGAATTAGATCAATGTGAAGCCCTGGCGGGGCAAAAGTTTGACGTTATTGTGGCAGCCGATGTGATTGAGCATGTTTCTAATATTGGGCTTTTCCTGGCAGGTATCCGAAATAAATTAAACCCTGGAGGGCAACTGCTGATTACGACACCCCAGGCATTTGCAATTAAGCGGATGATGGCAATGATTCTGATGGGTTACGAGTATGTTCACCCTGATCACATCGCTTATTTTTCCGTTTCAACCCTGTCTCGGATTCTTTCTCGCTATGATCTGAAAGTCGAGCAAATATATATGTTCCAGTGGCGAAACCCGACGTTCAAAAACTGGCTGGGAAATGCAATTGTGATGCCGGCTCTCTGGTTATCTGGTGGGCGTTTATGTGACGAGATTGCGCTGGTAGTCAAATAG
- a CDS encoding glycosyltransferase family 4 protein → MNDLRVAWLLPVAWFYWQPSLSEFARLYPNTTVFTGLFPGFASGLEGSLHVEVVGKFRVIEVNRDASSYGDNFTYLSPGIVGHLLKLRPQVIFSSSFGVWTILALILKPLLWWRVIIAYEGSSPGVDYRHSGLRLFVRRVMVWLADACITNSQAGKDYLTEVLSARPDRVFLQPYEIPDEKTLPGSGVIETSLPPLPHPIFLFVGHLIPRKGLPLLLEACATLQMRGYRNYSLLVVGDGPQQEALKTFCQEHGLGDRIHWAGRVSYDQIGSYFKYADVFVFPTLEDTWGVVALEAMLLGKPILCSKGAGTSELVQHGENGYVFPPDNASELADLMQKFMDNPELIGVMGERSQQIMAKYTPQAAARCLAEVTERVMAG, encoded by the coding sequence ATGAATGACCTTCGAGTTGCCTGGTTATTACCAGTAGCCTGGTTCTACTGGCAGCCCTCTTTAAGTGAATTTGCGCGGCTTTACCCCAATACAACTGTTTTCACCGGGTTATTTCCCGGATTTGCCAGCGGGTTAGAAGGATCGCTTCACGTTGAGGTAGTGGGAAAGTTTCGAGTGATTGAAGTAAACCGGGATGCCAGCAGCTACGGTGATAACTTCACCTATCTTTCACCCGGTATTGTGGGACACCTGTTGAAACTTAGACCCCAGGTGATTTTCTCCAGTTCTTTTGGGGTCTGGACGATTCTGGCATTGATCTTAAAGCCTTTGCTGTGGTGGCGAGTGATCATTGCCTATGAGGGAAGTTCCCCTGGGGTAGACTATCGCCATTCAGGATTGCGGCTGTTTGTACGACGGGTCATGGTTTGGCTGGCGGATGCCTGCATTACCAACAGTCAAGCTGGCAAGGATTACCTGACTGAGGTGCTGAGTGCTCGTCCGGATCGGGTCTTTTTGCAGCCTTACGAAATTCCTGATGAGAAGACACTTCCTGGTTCCGGGGTCATTGAAACCAGCTTACCTCCTTTGCCACATCCCATTTTTTTGTTTGTAGGGCATTTGATCCCGCGAAAAGGGCTACCGCTACTGCTGGAAGCCTGTGCAACGTTGCAAATGAGGGGATACAGGAATTACAGTCTGCTGGTTGTGGGGGATGGTCCACAGCAAGAGGCGTTGAAGACCTTTTGTCAGGAGCATGGGCTGGGCGATCGCATCCACTGGGCAGGACGGGTGAGCTATGACCAGATTGGCAGCTACTTTAAGTATGCGGATGTGTTTGTATTTCCAACCCTGGAAGACACCTGGGGAGTCGTGGCCCTGGAAGCAATGTTGCTGGGTAAGCCCATCCTGTGTTCTAAAGGAGCCGGTACTTCAGAACTGGTGCAGCATGGCGAGAATGGCTATGTATTTCCACCAGATAATGCCAGTGAACTGGCTGACCTGATGCAGAAATTTATGGACAATCCAGAGTTGATTGGGGTGATGGGTGAGCGATCGCAACAGATTATGGCAAAGTACACGCCTCAGGCTGCCGCCAGATGCCTGGCGGAAGTCACTGAGCGAGTCATGGCTGGTTGA
- a CDS encoding glycosyltransferase, producing MSAETSPRIAFWLGSFGGGGIERITAHLAHSFVRLGIRIDLVLNRGESPHLWRMPDETRIIDLKQPRLSLSLPGLVQYLRQERPAALLSTDHYLNEIALVAGRIANVPTRIVVAEHNQLSKTTRNSNQLKGRLAPLLTRLLYPWADGIVAVSYGVAQDLADTASLPLDQIQTIYNPVITPEILTNAQEPVDHPWFNSQDVPVLLGVGKLEAQKDFPTLLQAFARVRQVRQARLVILGWGPDRPQLEALVQQLGIEEDVDLPGYVQNPYAYMARSRVFVLSSAWEGLPTVLIEAMALGTPVVSTDCESGPSEILANGKYGYLTPVGDSEKLAEAILQVLAGNLKPIDPAWLEQFGLETATRKYLDVLGATSLGTTSLGATRASSQPLAMIEQNN from the coding sequence ATGTCTGCTGAGACAAGTCCCCGGATTGCGTTTTGGCTTGGTTCCTTCGGTGGAGGAGGGATTGAACGGATCACAGCCCATCTGGCTCATAGTTTTGTCCGTTTGGGGATCCGCATCGACCTGGTTCTTAACCGGGGTGAGAGTCCCCATCTGTGGCGAATGCCAGATGAAACACGCATTATTGACTTAAAGCAACCTCGATTGTCCCTGAGTTTGCCAGGGCTGGTGCAGTATCTTCGGCAGGAACGCCCAGCCGCTTTGTTATCCACAGACCATTATTTGAATGAAATTGCCCTGGTAGCAGGGCGAATTGCAAACGTTCCGACTCGCATCGTTGTCGCAGAACACAACCAGTTATCAAAAACCACCCGCAACTCCAACCAACTGAAGGGGCGTTTAGCACCATTGCTGACACGACTTTTGTATCCCTGGGCTGATGGTATCGTAGCCGTGTCCTATGGAGTCGCCCAGGATCTGGCTGATACGGCATCGCTTCCCCTGGACCAGATCCAAACAATTTACAATCCTGTGATCACCCCAGAGATTCTTACCAATGCCCAAGAGCCTGTGGATCATCCCTGGTTTAATTCACAGGATGTTCCAGTACTTTTAGGTGTAGGCAAGTTGGAGGCCCAAAAAGACTTTCCTACGCTGCTCCAGGCTTTTGCCAGAGTTCGTCAGGTCAGGCAGGCACGACTCGTGATTCTCGGCTGGGGGCCTGATCGCCCCCAATTGGAAGCACTGGTCCAGCAGTTAGGCATAGAAGAAGATGTTGATTTGCCAGGTTATGTGCAGAATCCCTATGCCTACATGGCGCGATCGCGTGTATTCGTCCTGTCCTCTGCCTGGGAAGGACTGCCAACGGTTTTGATTGAAGCTATGGCACTGGGTACGCCTGTTGTATCCACTGACTGTGAAAGTGGTCCCTCAGAGATTCTGGCAAATGGTAAATATGGCTATTTAACGCCGGTAGGAGATTCTGAAAAACTGGCAGAAGCGATTTTACAGGTTCTGGCAGGTAATCTCAAGCCAATAGATCCAGCCTGGCTGGAGCAGTTTGGTTTAGAAACGGCAACCCGTAAATATCTGGATGTATTGGGGGCTACCAGTTTGGGGACTACCAGTTTGGGGGCTACCAGAGCATCATCACAACCCTTAGCCATGATTGAGCAAAATAATTGA